One region of Azospirillum lipoferum 4B genomic DNA includes:
- a CDS encoding methanol/ethanol family PQQ-dependent dehydrogenase, giving the protein MNRFLTSLPIVALTATITAGGQIGAVTPALANEKLVQLSESEQNWVMPGKNYNSDNFSKLTQINSDNVKQLRAAWSFSTGVLNGHEGAPLVVDGKMYVHGAFPNSTFALDLKDPSRILWQHKPKQDPVARSVACCDIVNRGLAYWPGDGRVPPLILKTQLDGHVVALNANSGEEYWKIENSDIRVGSTLTIAPYVVKDLVIIGSSGAELGVRGYVTAYDVKTGSMAWRAFATGSDEAMLIGDDFNASNPHYGQKGLGLQTWEGDAWKIGGGTNWGWYAYDPGVDLLYYGTGNPAPWNETMRPGDNKWTMTIFARDASTGKAKFGYQKTPHDEWDYAGVNVMMLSEQKDKSGKTRKLLTHPDRNGIVYTLDRTNGELVSADKIDDTVNVFTHVDLKTGVPVRNPEYSTRMDHTSRDICPSAMGYHNQGHDSYDPNKQLFFMGINHICMDWEPFMLPYRAGQFFVGATLNMYPGPKGDRQGYEGLGQIKAYNSITGDFKWEKMERFAVWGGTLATAGNLVFYGTLDGFIKARHSDTGELLWKFKLPSGVIGYPITYEHAGTQYVAIMYGVGGWPGVGLVFDLQDPTAGLGAVGAFKNLQHYTQMGGGVMVFSLNGQSPFDNVSVGEYGG; this is encoded by the coding sequence ATGAACCGCTTCCTGACGTCGTTGCCCATTGTGGCACTTACGGCGACAATCACCGCGGGAGGGCAGATCGGCGCGGTCACGCCGGCTCTGGCGAATGAAAAGCTGGTCCAGCTGTCCGAAAGCGAACAGAACTGGGTCATGCCGGGGAAGAATTACAATTCCGACAATTTCAGCAAGCTCACCCAGATCAATTCGGACAACGTCAAGCAGCTGCGCGCCGCCTGGTCCTTCTCGACGGGGGTCCTGAACGGCCATGAAGGCGCGCCGCTGGTCGTGGATGGCAAGATGTATGTCCACGGGGCGTTCCCCAACTCCACCTTCGCGCTCGACCTGAAGGATCCGAGCCGCATCCTCTGGCAGCACAAGCCCAAGCAGGATCCGGTCGCCCGCTCCGTCGCCTGCTGCGACATCGTCAACCGCGGCCTCGCCTATTGGCCCGGCGACGGCCGCGTGCCGCCGCTGATCCTCAAGACGCAGCTCGACGGCCATGTCGTCGCCCTAAACGCGAACAGCGGCGAGGAATACTGGAAGATCGAGAATTCCGACATCCGCGTCGGCTCGACGCTGACCATCGCCCCCTATGTGGTGAAGGATCTGGTCATCATCGGCTCCTCGGGCGCCGAGCTCGGCGTCCGCGGCTATGTGACGGCGTACGACGTGAAGACCGGTTCCATGGCCTGGCGCGCCTTCGCCACCGGCTCCGACGAAGCCATGCTGATCGGCGACGACTTCAACGCCAGCAACCCCCATTACGGCCAGAAGGGGCTGGGCCTGCAGACATGGGAAGGCGATGCGTGGAAGATCGGCGGCGGCACCAACTGGGGATGGTACGCCTACGATCCCGGCGTCGACCTCCTCTATTACGGAACGGGGAATCCGGCGCCCTGGAACGAGACGATGCGTCCCGGCGACAACAAATGGACCATGACCATTTTCGCGCGCGACGCCTCCACCGGCAAGGCCAAGTTCGGATACCAGAAGACGCCGCACGACGAGTGGGACTATGCCGGCGTCAACGTGATGATGCTGAGCGAGCAGAAGGACAAGTCGGGCAAGACGCGCAAACTGCTGACGCATCCCGACCGCAACGGCATCGTCTACACGCTCGACCGCACCAACGGCGAACTCGTTTCGGCCGACAAGATCGACGACACGGTGAACGTCTTCACCCATGTCGACCTGAAGACCGGCGTGCCGGTGCGCAATCCGGAATATTCGACCCGCATGGACCACACCAGCCGGGACATCTGTCCGTCGGCGATGGGCTATCACAACCAGGGTCACGATTCCTACGATCCGAACAAGCAGCTGTTCTTCATGGGCATCAACCACATCTGCATGGATTGGGAGCCCTTCATGCTGCCCTACCGGGCCGGGCAGTTCTTCGTCGGCGCGACGCTGAACATGTATCCGGGACCCAAGGGCGACCGCCAGGGCTATGAGGGCCTCGGTCAGATCAAGGCCTACAACTCCATCACCGGCGACTTCAAATGGGAGAAGATGGAGCGCTTCGCCGTCTGGGGCGGCACGCTCGCCACCGCCGGCAACCTCGTCTTCTACGGAACGCTCGACGGCTTCATCAAGGCGCGCCACAGCGACACCGGCGAGCTGCTGTGGAAGTTCAAGCTGCCTTCGGGCGTGATCGGCTATCCGATCACCTATGAGCATGCCGGCACCCAGTATGTGGCGATCATGTACGGGGTCGGCGGCTGGCCCGGCGTGGGTCTGGTGTTCGACCTGCAGGATCCGACCGCCGGCCTCGGCGCGGTGGGCGCCTTCAAGAACCTGCAGCACTACACGCAGATGGGCGGCGGCGTGATGGTCTTCTCGCTGAACGGCCAGAGCCCCTTCGACAACGTCAGCGTCGGCGAGTACGGCGGCTGA
- the moxJ gene encoding methanol oxidation system protein MoxJ, whose translation MPAHASARGRRLATAAIALSFPLSLASIGVLRADPPALRVCASKAAAPYAAVDGSGFENRIAAAVAGAMNRKAEFVWTDKPAIFLVRDMLDKGACDVIVGVDDGDPRVLTTAPYYRTGYAFITRADSPLKLSSWSDDDLSRVRRIAYQFHSPSEEMLKQTGLYEDNLIYQYSLINFTDRRNQYTQVPGDVLVSEVAKGAADVAVAFAPDVARYVKASGVPLRMTMIDRNGMTAAGKLVPQQFDQSMAVRKDDTALRSELDAAIAKVRPQIVAILREEGIPPMEPGLGQ comes from the coding sequence ATGCCGGCGCATGCGTCCGCCAGGGGCCGGCGCCTTGCGACAGCCGCCATCGCCCTCTCCTTTCCTCTCTCGCTGGCCTCCATCGGCGTTCTTCGGGCCGACCCTCCGGCCCTCCGGGTCTGCGCCTCCAAGGCCGCGGCGCCCTACGCCGCCGTCGACGGAAGCGGCTTCGAGAACCGCATCGCCGCCGCCGTGGCCGGGGCCATGAACCGCAAGGCGGAATTCGTCTGGACCGACAAGCCGGCGATCTTCCTGGTGCGCGACATGCTCGACAAGGGGGCCTGCGACGTCATCGTCGGTGTCGACGACGGCGATCCGCGGGTGCTCACCACCGCCCCCTATTACCGCACCGGCTACGCCTTCATCACCCGCGCCGACAGCCCGCTGAAACTTAGCAGCTGGTCGGACGACGATCTGTCGCGCGTGCGGCGCATCGCCTACCAGTTCCATTCGCCGTCCGAGGAGATGCTGAAGCAGACCGGCCTCTACGAGGACAACCTCATCTATCAATACTCCCTGATCAACTTCACCGACCGCCGCAATCAATACACCCAGGTGCCGGGCGATGTCCTCGTGTCGGAGGTGGCGAAGGGGGCCGCCGATGTCGCCGTCGCCTTCGCGCCGGACGTGGCGCGCTATGTGAAGGCGTCCGGCGTTCCGTTGCGGATGACGATGATCGACCGCAACGGCATGACCGCCGCCGGCAAGCTCGTTCCGCAGCAGTTCGACCAGTCGATGGCCGTGCGCAAGGACGACACCGCGCTGCGCTCCGAACTCGATGCGGCAATCGCCAAGGTGCGCCCGCAAATCGTGGCGATCCTGCGCGAGGAGGGCATTCCTCCGATGGAACCGGGGCTTGGGCAATGA
- the moxG gene encoding cytochrome c(L), periplasmic encodes MKRKTIVGIALGALLGVAGALGAEAALTFNNTVTGEVLDLSQGLPEGRDTPAVKQFLESGRNPYNENASCLSAGSEIFLSACSGCHGHVAEGKIGPGLNDDYWTYPKNTTDKGLFETIFGGAQGQMGPQYGSLSLNDMLLVMAWVRHLYTGPANGAEWLSEEQRRTFTPYSPARVETARAPANAGECRPVPN; translated from the coding sequence ATGAAGAGAAAGACAATCGTTGGTATCGCCCTCGGCGCCCTTCTCGGCGTCGCGGGAGCCTTGGGGGCCGAAGCGGCCCTGACCTTCAACAATACGGTCACCGGAGAGGTGCTGGACCTGAGCCAGGGACTGCCGGAAGGCCGGGACACGCCGGCCGTCAAGCAGTTCCTGGAGTCCGGCCGCAACCCCTACAACGAGAATGCCTCCTGCCTTTCCGCCGGGTCCGAGATCTTCCTGTCGGCCTGCTCCGGCTGCCATGGCCATGTGGCCGAAGGCAAGATCGGACCCGGCCTCAACGACGATTACTGGACCTACCCGAAGAACACCACGGACAAGGGACTGTTCGAGACGATCTTCGGCGGCGCCCAGGGGCAGATGGGGCCGCAATACGGCTCGCTGTCGCTCAACGACATGCTGCTCGTGATGGCGTGGGTCCGGCATCTCTACACCGGTCCCGCAAACGGGGCGGAATGGCTCAGCGAGGAGCAGCGCCGGACCTTCACACCCTACTCGCCGGCACGGGTGGAAACGGCACGGGCTCCCGCCAATGCCGGCGAATGCCGGCCGGTGCCGAATTGA
- a CDS encoding methanol dehydrogenase [cytochrome c] subunit, with translation MSMPRSDRTGTLLAALAVAAVLAGTPLPAAAYDGTNCKAPGNCWEPKPGYPAKIAGSKYDPKHDPMELNKQQESIKAMDERNRQRVDHFKKTGTFIYDVKKIPKQ, from the coding sequence ATGTCGATGCCCCGGTCCGACCGCACCGGCACCCTGCTTGCCGCCCTGGCCGTGGCCGCGGTGCTTGCCGGAACGCCCCTCCCGGCGGCGGCCTATGACGGCACCAACTGCAAGGCGCCGGGCAACTGCTGGGAGCCGAAGCCGGGTTATCCCGCGAAGATCGCCGGCTCCAAATACGATCCCAAACACGACCCGATGGAACTCAACAAGCAGCAGGAATCCATCAAGGCGATGGATGAGCGGAACCGGCAGCGGGTCGACCATTTCAAAAAGACCGGCACCTTCATCTACGACGTGAAGAAGATCCCGAAGCAATGA
- a CDS encoding AAA family ATPase: MRSVRDADATLSDWLACADELQREVGKVVVGQERVIRLLTIAVFARGHVLLEGDVGVGKTTLLRALARAIGGTFERIDGTIDLMPTDLVYHAHLAEDGRPRVEPGPLLRQGEDLSIFFFNEINRARPQVHSLLLRLMAERSVSAFNRDYRFPHLQLFADRNRVEQEETFELPAAARDRFFMEIEVPMPTDDAIRRRLVFDPRFHDIDRLVATVPEGILDVTGLPAAAEAIQATVRASEAIETYTAALWGAVRDPHRHGILLDGVDTERLVIGGASPRGVSFLVRAARVRAWLEGRDMVVPEDLRDVFFEVMAHRIFLDPVYERRRTPIVQGLCRALFERVPAP, encoded by the coding sequence ATGCGTTCTGTCCGCGACGCCGACGCGACGCTGAGCGATTGGCTGGCCTGTGCCGACGAACTGCAGCGGGAGGTGGGCAAGGTGGTGGTCGGCCAGGAGCGGGTCATCCGCCTGCTGACCATCGCCGTCTTCGCCCGCGGACATGTGCTGCTGGAGGGCGATGTCGGGGTCGGCAAGACGACCCTGCTGCGCGCGCTTGCCCGCGCCATCGGCGGTACCTTCGAGCGCATCGACGGCACCATCGACCTGATGCCGACCGATCTCGTCTATCACGCCCATCTCGCCGAGGATGGCCGGCCGCGCGTGGAGCCCGGACCGCTCCTGCGCCAGGGAGAGGACCTGTCGATCTTCTTCTTCAACGAGATCAACCGCGCCCGCCCCCAGGTCCATTCGCTGCTGCTGCGGCTCATGGCCGAGCGCAGCGTCTCCGCCTTCAATCGCGATTACCGCTTCCCCCATCTCCAGCTCTTCGCCGACCGCAACCGGGTCGAGCAGGAGGAGACGTTCGAGCTGCCGGCGGCGGCCAGGGACCGCTTCTTCATGGAGATCGAGGTTCCGATGCCGACGGATGACGCGATCCGGCGCCGGCTGGTGTTCGATCCGCGCTTCCACGACATCGACCGGCTGGTCGCCACCGTCCCCGAAGGCATCCTCGACGTCACCGGGCTTCCCGCCGCCGCCGAGGCGATCCAGGCCACGGTGCGGGCGAGCGAGGCCATCGAAACCTACACCGCCGCGCTCTGGGGAGCGGTGCGCGACCCGCACCGTCATGGGATCCTGCTGGACGGCGTCGACACCGAGCGGCTGGTGATCGGCGGCGCCAGCCCCCGCGGCGTCTCCTTCCTGGTTCGGGCCGCGCGGGTGAGGGCGTGGCTGGAAGGCCGCGACATGGTGGTTCCCGAGGATCTGCGCGACGTCTTCTTCGAGGTCATGGCCCACCGGATTTTCCTGGACCCGGTCTATGAACGGCGCCGCACCCCCATCGTGCAGGGCTTGTGCCGCGCGCTGTTCGAACGGGTGCCAGCGCCATGA
- a CDS encoding DUF58 domain-containing protein: MMPATPIPYRLRWRPGGARAGAHPGSGEGGEGVFLRHRPLWQNPDPRRIDLRETVRDPLGNVQVRSFARRSAVAVVAVVDLTGSMAFDGGFDGVFSRRAARMEMVAALCATLAVSAGKMGDRFGLIGCDAGLREDVFIPATHRRGVETDACARLLAAVPQGASAQGLLEAADRLPARRSLVVLISDFLLPLDLVGAVFDRLWRHDVLPVLLRDSGEETDLPAWGLVALRDLETGQRRLAVMRPGLRAAWRQAAQAHRTALDRLFRRHGRAPFILTDPFDPDALAEHLAAG; the protein is encoded by the coding sequence ATGATGCCGGCCACGCCCATTCCCTACCGGCTGCGCTGGCGTCCCGGCGGGGCGCGGGCCGGGGCGCATCCCGGCAGCGGCGAGGGCGGCGAGGGCGTCTTCCTCCGGCACAGGCCGCTCTGGCAGAACCCCGACCCGCGGCGCATCGATCTGCGCGAGACGGTTCGGGATCCGCTGGGCAACGTGCAGGTGCGCAGCTTCGCCCGCCGCAGCGCCGTCGCCGTGGTGGCGGTGGTCGATCTCACCGGATCCATGGCATTTGACGGCGGTTTCGATGGGGTATTCTCCCGGCGGGCCGCAAGGATGGAGATGGTGGCCGCCCTTTGCGCCACGCTGGCCGTCTCGGCCGGCAAGATGGGCGACCGCTTCGGCCTGATCGGCTGCGATGCCGGCCTGCGCGAGGATGTCTTCATCCCGGCCACCCACCGCCGGGGCGTGGAGACCGATGCCTGCGCCCGTCTTCTGGCGGCGGTGCCGCAAGGAGCCAGCGCGCAAGGGCTGCTGGAAGCGGCCGACCGGCTGCCGGCACGGCGGAGCCTGGTCGTGCTGATCTCGGACTTCCTGCTGCCGCTCGATCTGGTGGGGGCCGTGTTCGACCGGCTGTGGCGGCACGATGTCCTCCCCGTCCTGCTCCGCGACAGCGGCGAGGAAACCGACCTGCCGGCCTGGGGGCTGGTGGCTCTGCGCGACCTCGAAACCGGACAGCGTCGGCTCGCCGTGATGCGGCCAGGGCTGCGCGCGGCATGGCGCCAAGCCGCACAGGCACACCGGACCGCGCTCGACCGTCTGTTCAGGCGGCATGGACGCGCACCGTTCATCCTGACCGATCCGTTCGATCCCGATGCCCTGGCCGAACATCTGGCCGCCGGATGA
- a CDS encoding vWA domain-containing protein, with protein sequence MTLAFDAPAILLLLPLAALPLVAPLLVPSSWPSLSLIPRDPVSTAFDIGLRLAAAGAIAAIVLGLAGLHRVALQEERIGRGAPIVLLLDRSSSMDDSFAGRPPDGDEETKSATARRLLIQLLARRPNDRVGIVAFSTAPMPVLPITDQRAAVLAAIDAIDRPGLAYTDVGRGLVLAFSMVELDRPDIAHAVLLVSDGAAVIDRRVQEALRDAAVRTPLHLYWLFLRTKGSRGIFDEPQSAGEDTPQAMPERHLHRFLAGLGASYRAFEATSAEAVEAAIGEIDSLESRPTRYWERIPRRDLSGAAYGGAAVCVGVLMLAKLAERRSGSSQGPAEGAIRHGRAQTP encoded by the coding sequence ATGACCCTGGCCTTCGACGCCCCCGCCATACTCCTTTTGCTGCCGCTCGCGGCGCTTCCCCTGGTGGCGCCCCTCCTCGTTCCATCGTCCTGGCCTTCCCTTTCGCTCATTCCCCGCGATCCGGTATCGACCGCTTTCGACATCGGTCTCCGGCTGGCCGCAGCCGGGGCGATTGCCGCCATCGTCCTGGGGCTGGCCGGTCTGCACCGGGTGGCGCTGCAGGAGGAGCGGATCGGCCGGGGGGCGCCCATCGTGCTGCTGCTCGACCGCAGCAGCAGCATGGACGACAGCTTCGCCGGACGTCCGCCGGATGGCGACGAGGAAACGAAATCGGCCACGGCGCGGCGGCTGCTCATCCAGCTTCTGGCCCGCCGGCCCAACGACCGCGTCGGCATCGTCGCCTTCTCCACCGCGCCGATGCCGGTGCTGCCGATCACCGACCAGCGTGCGGCTGTGCTGGCGGCGATCGACGCCATCGACCGGCCCGGCCTGGCCTATACCGATGTCGGGCGCGGCCTCGTGCTCGCCTTCTCGATGGTGGAGTTGGACAGGCCCGACATAGCCCATGCCGTTCTGTTGGTGTCGGACGGCGCGGCGGTGATCGACCGGCGGGTGCAGGAGGCGTTGCGCGATGCCGCCGTCCGCACGCCGCTCCACCTCTACTGGCTGTTCCTGCGGACCAAGGGGAGCCGCGGCATCTTCGACGAACCGCAGAGCGCGGGGGAGGATACGCCGCAGGCGATGCCGGAACGACATCTTCACCGCTTCCTCGCCGGGCTCGGCGCCTCCTACCGCGCGTTCGAAGCGACGAGCGCCGAGGCGGTCGAAGCGGCCATCGGCGAGATCGATTCACTCGAATCCCGCCCGACCCGCTATTGGGAGCGCATTCCCCGCCGCGACCTGTCCGGCGCGGCCTATGGCGGCGCGGCGGTGTGCGTCGGGGTCCTCATGCTCGCCAAGCTGGCCGAACGGCGGTCCGGCAGCAGCCAGGGTCCGGCGGAGGGCGCCATCCGGCACGGGAGGGCGCAGACCCCATGA